Proteins from one Cicer arietinum cultivar CDC Frontier isolate Library 1 chromosome 3, Cicar.CDCFrontier_v2.0, whole genome shotgun sequence genomic window:
- the LOC101512494 gene encoding nuclear transcription factor Y subunit B-8 isoform X2: protein MSEGPASPGGGSHESGEHSPRSNIREQDRYLPIANISRIMKKALPANGKIAKDAKETVQECVSEFISFITSEASDKCQREKRKTINGDDLLWAMATLGFEDYIDPLKIYLTRYREGDTKGSAKGGDTSAKKDVQQGSNPQLAHQGSFSQSVSYTNSQGQHMMVPMQGPE from the exons ATGTCCGAAGGTCCGGCTAGTCCAGGCGGCGGAAGCCACGAAAGCGGCGAACACAGCCCTCGCTCTAACATCCGAGAGCAAGATAGGTACCTTCCAATCGCAAACATCAGCCGCATCATGAAAAAAGCTCTTCCTGCCAATGGCAAAATTGCCAAAGATGCTAAAGAGACAGTTCAGGAATGCGTTTCTGAGTTCATCAGCTTCATCACCAGCGA GGCCTCGGATAAGTGTCAGAGAGAGAAGAGGAAGACGATTAACGGTGATGATTTGCTTTGGGCGATGGCTACTTTAGGTTTCGAGGATTATATTGATCCTCTTAAGATTTACCTCACAAGATACAGAGAG GGTGATACCAAGGGCTCTGCCAAGGGTGGAGACACATCTGCCAAGAAAGATGTTCAACAAGGTTCTAATCCTCAG CTTGCTCATCAAGGTTCTTTCTCACAAAGTGTTTCTTACACAAATTCTCAG GGTCAACATATGATGGTTCCTATGCAAGGCCCAGAGTAG
- the LOC101511746 gene encoding probable LRR receptor-like serine/threonine-protein kinase At1g67720 isoform X1, producing the protein METTFLFLSSLFLLFSFSSPQIIQGFISLDCGGTESFTDEIGLQWTTDAKFNYGEISTISVANETRKQYTTLRHFPADSRKYCYTLDVVSRTRYLLRATFLYGNFDKNNVYPKFDISVGATHWSTIVISDANSIEMRELIFLASSPTVSVCLSNATTGQPFISTLELRQFNGSIYFTQYEQQFYLSVSARINFGAESDAPIRYPDDPFDRIWESDSVKKANYLVDVAAGTEKISTKVPIDVNRYEAPPVKVMQTAVVGTSGSLTYRLNLDGFPGTAWAVTYFAEIEDLAPNESRKFRLVLPGQPDISKAVVNIVENAPGKYRLYEPGFTNLSLPFVLSFKFGKTSDSSKGPLLNAMEINKYLEKNDGSPDAAAISGVLSRFSSADWTQEGGDPCLPVPWSWVRCSSDPQPRIISILLSSKNLTGNIPSDITKLVGLVELWLDGNYLTGPLPDFTGCMDLKIIHLENNQLTGTLPASLANLPNLRELYVQNNVLSGVVPQDLLSNGLVFNYSGNYNLHRGSRTMSHMYIVIGSAVGASVLLLATVISCLVMRKGKRRNYEKEHIVSVPTQRLASWTSDDPAEAAHCFSLAEIESATNNFEKRIGSGGFGIVYYGKLKEGKEIAVKVLRNNSYQGKREFSNEVTLLSRIHHRNLVQLLGYCREEENSILVYEFMHNGTLKEHLYGPLTHGRSINWIKRLQIAEDAAKGIEYLHTGCVPVVIHRDLKSSNILLDTHMRAKVSDFGLSKLAVDGVSHVSSIVRGTVGYLDPEYYISQQLTDKSDVYSFGVILLELISGQEAISNENFGIHCRNIVQWAKLHIESGDIQGIIDPLLGNNYDLQSMWKIAEKALMCVQPHGDMRPSISEVLKEIQDAISIEREAETFRKGNSDEVSRNSFHSSMNLGSMDIGRVESFLSIDQSIAQPTAR; encoded by the exons ATGGAGACTACCTTTCTCTTCCTTTCCTCACTCTTTCTGCTATTCTCTTTTTCCTCTCCTCAGATCATTCAAG GTTTTATTAGTTTGGACTGTGGAGGTACAGAAAGTTTCACTGATGAAATTGGTCTTCAATGGACTACTGATGCTAAGTTCAATTATGGAGAAATAAGCACTATATCCGTTGCGAATGAGACACGGAAGCAATACACCACGCTTCGACACTTTCCTGCTGATTCCAGGAAATATTGTTACACACTTGATGTTGTCAGTAGGACAAGGTACCTGTTAAGGGCAACTTTCTTGTATGGCAACTTTGACAAAAACAATGTTTATCCTAAATTTGACATTTCTGTTGGTGCTACACACTGGTCTACCATTGTTATATCTGATGCTAATAGTATAGAAATGAGAGAGCTTATATTTTTGGCTTCAAGTCCAACTGTGAGTGTATGTTTATCAAATGCAACAACTGGACAGCCATTCATATCTACGCTTGAACTTCGGCAATTCAATGGTTCAATTTATTTTACTCAATATGAGCAACAATTTTACCTTAGTGTCTCTGCAAGGATAAATTTTGGTGCAGAGAGTGATGCTCCTATCAG gTATCCTGATGACCCTTTTGATAGAATTTGGGAGTCTGATTCTGTGAAGAAAGCAAATTATCTTGTTGATGTTGCTGCTGGAACTGAAAAAATTTCTACCAAAGTACCAATTGATGTTAACAGATATGAAGCACCACCCGTGAAAGTGATGCAAACAGCCGTAGTGGGTACAAGCGGATCTCTAACTTACCGGTTGAATTTGGATGGTTTTCCCGGCACTGCTTGGGCAGTCACCTATTTTGCAGAGATCGAAGATTTGGCTCCAAACGAGTCTAGAAAATTCAGGCTTGTGCTTCCAGGCCAGCCTGATATTAGCAAGGCTGTTGTTAATATTGTAGAAAATGCTCCAGGGAAATATCGCCTTTATGAACCAGGATTTACCAATTTATCCTTACCTTTTGTGCTCTCCTTTAAATTTGGGAAGACATCTGATTCATCCAAGGGACCTCTCCTAAATGCCATGGAGATAAATAAGTATCTTGAGAAAAATGATGGTTCACCCGATG CTGCAGCTATATCTGGAGTGCTTTCTCGCTTCTCTTCAGCGGACTGGACACAAGAAGGAGGCGATCCATGTCTTCCTGTTCCATGGTCATGGGTCCGCTGTAGCTCAGATCCGCAACCAAGAATAATCTCAAT CTTGTTATCCAGTAAAAACTTGACCGGGAATATTCCTTCAGATATTACCAAATTGGTTGGTCTGGTTGAACT ATGGCTTGATGGAAATTACTTGACCGGCCCACTACCAGATTTTACCGGGTGCATGGACTTAAAGATCAT TCATCTTGAAAATAATCAGTTGACGGGTACGCTCCCAGCCTCTTTGGCGAACCTTCCGAATTTGAGGGAACT GTATGTTCAAAATAATGTGCTATCTGGAGTGGTGCCACAAGATCTTTTAAGCAATGGTTTAGTTTTTAA CTACTCTGGAAACTATAACCTTCATAGAGGAAGCAGAACAATGAGCCACATGTATATTGTTATTGGTTCAGCAGTCGGTGCTTCTGTTCTACTTTTGGCTACTGTTATATCTTGCTTGGTTATGCGTAAAGGCAAGAGAAGGAATTATGAGAAAG AACACATAGTTTCCGTCCCTACTCAAAGGCTGGCTTCTTGGACGAGTGATGATCCTGCGGAAGCTGCTCACTGCTTCAGTTTAGCTGAAATTGAAAGTGCTACAAACAACTTTGAGAAAAGAATCGGTTCCGGTGGTTTTGGAATTGTATACTATGGGAAACTGAAAGAAGGAAAAGAGATAGCTGTTAAAGTTCTTAGGAATAATTCCTATCAAGGCAAGCGCGAGTTCTCCAATGAG GTGACTCTTCTATCAAGAATACACCACAGAAACTTGGTACAACTTCTTGGGTATTGCCGAGAAGAAGAGAATAGTATACTTGTCTATGAATTCATGCATAATGGCACTCTTAAGGAACATCTTTATG GCCCTTTAACGCATGGGCGAAGTATCAATTGGATTAAACGCCTTCAAATTGCAGAAGATGCTGCCAAAG GAATTGAATACCTTCATACAGGTTGTGTTCCTGTAGTTATTCATAGAGACTTAAAAAGCAGCAATATTCTTCTGGATACACACATGAGAGCCAAGGTTTCAGATTTTGGTCTTTCCAAACTTGCTGTTGATGGAGTCTCCCATGTTTCAAGCATAGTTCGCGGTACAGTAGGATACCTGGATCCTGA GTATTATATTTCCCAACAGCTAACTGACAAGAGTGACGTTTATAGCTTTGGTGTAATTCTTCTTGAACTAATATCTGGTCAAGAAGCAATATCAAATGAAAATTTTGGCATTCATTGCCGAAACATAGTTCAGTGG GCAAAATTACACATTGAGAGTGGAGATATACAAGGCATTATTGATCCTTTGCTAGGTAACAACTATGACCTACAATCAATGTGGAAAATAGCAGAGAAAGCACTGATGTGTGTTCAACCTCATGGAGATATGCGGCCGTCAATTTCGGAAGTTTTAAAGGAGATACAAGATGCAATATCTATTGAGAGAGAGGCTGAAACATTTAGAAAAGGCAATTCTGATGAGGTGTCAAGAAATTCTTTTCATTCTTCCATGAACCTGGGTTCAATGGATATTGGTAGAGTTGAGAGTTTCCTTTCAATTGATCAATCCATTGCACAGCCTACAGCAAGATAA
- the LOC101511746 gene encoding probable LRR receptor-like serine/threonine-protein kinase At1g67720 isoform X3, with amino-acid sequence METTFLFLSSLFLLFSFSSPQIIQAGFISLDCGGTESFTDEIGLQWTTDAKFNYGEISTISVANETRKQYTTLRHFPADSRKYCYTLDVVSRTRYLLRATFLYGNFDKNNVYPKFDISVGATHWSTIVISDANSIEMRELIFLASSPTVSVCLSNATTGQPFISTLELRQFNGSIYFTQYEQQFYLSVSARINFGAESDAPIRYPDDPFDRIWESDSVKKANYLVDVAAGTEKISTKVPIDVNRYEAPPVKVMQTAVVGTSGSLTYRLNLDGFPGTAWAVTYFAEIEDLAPNESRKFRLVLPGQPDISKAVVNIVENAPGKYRLYEPGFTNLSLPFVLSFKFGKTSDSSKGPLLNAMEINKYLEKNDGSPDAAAISGVLSRFSSADWTQEGGDPCLPVPWSWVRCSSDPQPRIISILLSSKNLTGNIPSDITKLVGLVELWLDGNYLTGPLPDFTGCMDLKIIHLENNQLTGTLPASLANLPNLRELYVQNNVLSGVVPQDLLSNGLVFNYSGNYNLHRGSRTMSHMYIVIGSAVGASVLLLATVISCLVMRKGKRRNYEKEHIVSVPTQRLASWTSDDPAEAAHCFSLAEIESATNNFEKRIGSGGFGIVYYGKLKEGKEIAVKVLRNNSYQGKREFSNEVTLLSRIHHRNLVQLLGYCREEENSILVYEFMHNGTLKEHLYGPLTHGRSINWIKRLQIAEDAAKGIEYLHTGCVPVVIHRDLKSSNILLDTHMRAKVSDFGLSKLAVDGVSHVSSIVRGTVGYLDPEYYISQQLTDKSDVYSFGVILLELISGQEAISNENFGIHCRNIVQWAKLHIESGDIQGIIDPLLGNNYDLQSMWKIAEKALMCVQPHGDMRPSISEVLKEIQDAISIEREAETFRKGNSDEVSRNSFHSSMNLGSMDIGRVESFLSIDQSIAQPTAR; translated from the exons ATGGAGACTACCTTTCTCTTCCTTTCCTCACTCTTTCTGCTATTCTCTTTTTCCTCTCCTCAGATCATTCAAG CAGGTTTTATTAGTTTGGACTGTGGAGGTACAGAAAGTTTCACTGATGAAATTGGTCTTCAATGGACTACTGATGCTAAGTTCAATTATGGAGAAATAAGCACTATATCCGTTGCGAATGAGACACGGAAGCAATACACCACGCTTCGACACTTTCCTGCTGATTCCAGGAAATATTGTTACACACTTGATGTTGTCAGTAGGACAAGGTACCTGTTAAGGGCAACTTTCTTGTATGGCAACTTTGACAAAAACAATGTTTATCCTAAATTTGACATTTCTGTTGGTGCTACACACTGGTCTACCATTGTTATATCTGATGCTAATAGTATAGAAATGAGAGAGCTTATATTTTTGGCTTCAAGTCCAACTGTGAGTGTATGTTTATCAAATGCAACAACTGGACAGCCATTCATATCTACGCTTGAACTTCGGCAATTCAATGGTTCAATTTATTTTACTCAATATGAGCAACAATTTTACCTTAGTGTCTCTGCAAGGATAAATTTTGGTGCAGAGAGTGATGCTCCTATCAG gTATCCTGATGACCCTTTTGATAGAATTTGGGAGTCTGATTCTGTGAAGAAAGCAAATTATCTTGTTGATGTTGCTGCTGGAACTGAAAAAATTTCTACCAAAGTACCAATTGATGTTAACAGATATGAAGCACCACCCGTGAAAGTGATGCAAACAGCCGTAGTGGGTACAAGCGGATCTCTAACTTACCGGTTGAATTTGGATGGTTTTCCCGGCACTGCTTGGGCAGTCACCTATTTTGCAGAGATCGAAGATTTGGCTCCAAACGAGTCTAGAAAATTCAGGCTTGTGCTTCCAGGCCAGCCTGATATTAGCAAGGCTGTTGTTAATATTGTAGAAAATGCTCCAGGGAAATATCGCCTTTATGAACCAGGATTTACCAATTTATCCTTACCTTTTGTGCTCTCCTTTAAATTTGGGAAGACATCTGATTCATCCAAGGGACCTCTCCTAAATGCCATGGAGATAAATAAGTATCTTGAGAAAAATGATGGTTCACCCGATG CTGCAGCTATATCTGGAGTGCTTTCTCGCTTCTCTTCAGCGGACTGGACACAAGAAGGAGGCGATCCATGTCTTCCTGTTCCATGGTCATGGGTCCGCTGTAGCTCAGATCCGCAACCAAGAATAATCTCAAT CTTGTTATCCAGTAAAAACTTGACCGGGAATATTCCTTCAGATATTACCAAATTGGTTGGTCTGGTTGAACT ATGGCTTGATGGAAATTACTTGACCGGCCCACTACCAGATTTTACCGGGTGCATGGACTTAAAGATCAT TCATCTTGAAAATAATCAGTTGACGGGTACGCTCCCAGCCTCTTTGGCGAACCTTCCGAATTTGAGGGAACT GTATGTTCAAAATAATGTGCTATCTGGAGTGGTGCCACAAGATCTTTTAAGCAATGGTTTAGTTTTTAA CTACTCTGGAAACTATAACCTTCATAGAGGAAGCAGAACAATGAGCCACATGTATATTGTTATTGGTTCAGCAGTCGGTGCTTCTGTTCTACTTTTGGCTACTGTTATATCTTGCTTGGTTATGCGTAAAGGCAAGAGAAGGAATTATGAGAAAG AACACATAGTTTCCGTCCCTACTCAAAGGCTGGCTTCTTGGACGAGTGATGATCCTGCGGAAGCTGCTCACTGCTTCAGTTTAGCTGAAATTGAAAGTGCTACAAACAACTTTGAGAAAAGAATCGGTTCCGGTGGTTTTGGAATTGTATACTATGGGAAACTGAAAGAAGGAAAAGAGATAGCTGTTAAAGTTCTTAGGAATAATTCCTATCAAGGCAAGCGCGAGTTCTCCAATGAG GTGACTCTTCTATCAAGAATACACCACAGAAACTTGGTACAACTTCTTGGGTATTGCCGAGAAGAAGAGAATAGTATACTTGTCTATGAATTCATGCATAATGGCACTCTTAAGGAACATCTTTATG GCCCTTTAACGCATGGGCGAAGTATCAATTGGATTAAACGCCTTCAAATTGCAGAAGATGCTGCCAAAG GAATTGAATACCTTCATACAGGTTGTGTTCCTGTAGTTATTCATAGAGACTTAAAAAGCAGCAATATTCTTCTGGATACACACATGAGAGCCAAGGTTTCAGATTTTGGTCTTTCCAAACTTGCTGTTGATGGAGTCTCCCATGTTTCAAGCATAGTTCGCGGTACAGTAGGATACCTGGATCCTGA GTATTATATTTCCCAACAGCTAACTGACAAGAGTGACGTTTATAGCTTTGGTGTAATTCTTCTTGAACTAATATCTGGTCAAGAAGCAATATCAAATGAAAATTTTGGCATTCATTGCCGAAACATAGTTCAGTGG GCAAAATTACACATTGAGAGTGGAGATATACAAGGCATTATTGATCCTTTGCTAGGTAACAACTATGACCTACAATCAATGTGGAAAATAGCAGAGAAAGCACTGATGTGTGTTCAACCTCATGGAGATATGCGGCCGTCAATTTCGGAAGTTTTAAAGGAGATACAAGATGCAATATCTATTGAGAGAGAGGCTGAAACATTTAGAAAAGGCAATTCTGATGAGGTGTCAAGAAATTCTTTTCATTCTTCCATGAACCTGGGTTCAATGGATATTGGTAGAGTTGAGAGTTTCCTTTCAATTGATCAATCCATTGCACAGCCTACAGCAAGATAA
- the LOC101512494 gene encoding nuclear transcription factor Y subunit B-8 isoform X1, which produces MSEGPASPGGGSHESGEHSPRSNIREQDRYLPIANISRIMKKALPANGKIAKDAKETVQECVSEFISFITSEASDKCQREKRKTINGDDLLWAMATLGFEDYIDPLKIYLTRYREMEGDTKGSAKGGDTSAKKDVQQGSNPQLAHQGSFSQSVSYTNSQGQHMMVPMQGPE; this is translated from the exons ATGTCCGAAGGTCCGGCTAGTCCAGGCGGCGGAAGCCACGAAAGCGGCGAACACAGCCCTCGCTCTAACATCCGAGAGCAAGATAGGTACCTTCCAATCGCAAACATCAGCCGCATCATGAAAAAAGCTCTTCCTGCCAATGGCAAAATTGCCAAAGATGCTAAAGAGACAGTTCAGGAATGCGTTTCTGAGTTCATCAGCTTCATCACCAGCGA GGCCTCGGATAAGTGTCAGAGAGAGAAGAGGAAGACGATTAACGGTGATGATTTGCTTTGGGCGATGGCTACTTTAGGTTTCGAGGATTATATTGATCCTCTTAAGATTTACCTCACAAGATACAGAGAG ATGGag GGTGATACCAAGGGCTCTGCCAAGGGTGGAGACACATCTGCCAAGAAAGATGTTCAACAAGGTTCTAATCCTCAG CTTGCTCATCAAGGTTCTTTCTCACAAAGTGTTTCTTACACAAATTCTCAG GGTCAACATATGATGGTTCCTATGCAAGGCCCAGAGTAG
- the LOC101511746 gene encoding probable LRR receptor-like serine/threonine-protein kinase At1g67720 isoform X2, whose translation MQFSAGFISLDCGGTESFTDEIGLQWTTDAKFNYGEISTISVANETRKQYTTLRHFPADSRKYCYTLDVVSRTRYLLRATFLYGNFDKNNVYPKFDISVGATHWSTIVISDANSIEMRELIFLASSPTVSVCLSNATTGQPFISTLELRQFNGSIYFTQYEQQFYLSVSARINFGAESDAPIRYPDDPFDRIWESDSVKKANYLVDVAAGTEKISTKVPIDVNRYEAPPVKVMQTAVVGTSGSLTYRLNLDGFPGTAWAVTYFAEIEDLAPNESRKFRLVLPGQPDISKAVVNIVENAPGKYRLYEPGFTNLSLPFVLSFKFGKTSDSSKGPLLNAMEINKYLEKNDGSPDAAAISGVLSRFSSADWTQEGGDPCLPVPWSWVRCSSDPQPRIISILLSSKNLTGNIPSDITKLVGLVELWLDGNYLTGPLPDFTGCMDLKIIHLENNQLTGTLPASLANLPNLRELYVQNNVLSGVVPQDLLSNGLVFNYSGNYNLHRGSRTMSHMYIVIGSAVGASVLLLATVISCLVMRKGKRRNYEKEHIVSVPTQRLASWTSDDPAEAAHCFSLAEIESATNNFEKRIGSGGFGIVYYGKLKEGKEIAVKVLRNNSYQGKREFSNEVTLLSRIHHRNLVQLLGYCREEENSILVYEFMHNGTLKEHLYGPLTHGRSINWIKRLQIAEDAAKGIEYLHTGCVPVVIHRDLKSSNILLDTHMRAKVSDFGLSKLAVDGVSHVSSIVRGTVGYLDPEYYISQQLTDKSDVYSFGVILLELISGQEAISNENFGIHCRNIVQWAKLHIESGDIQGIIDPLLGNNYDLQSMWKIAEKALMCVQPHGDMRPSISEVLKEIQDAISIEREAETFRKGNSDEVSRNSFHSSMNLGSMDIGRVESFLSIDQSIAQPTAR comes from the exons ATGCAATTTTCAGCAGGTTTTATTAGTTTGGACTGTGGAGGTACAGAAAGTTTCACTGATGAAATTGGTCTTCAATGGACTACTGATGCTAAGTTCAATTATGGAGAAATAAGCACTATATCCGTTGCGAATGAGACACGGAAGCAATACACCACGCTTCGACACTTTCCTGCTGATTCCAGGAAATATTGTTACACACTTGATGTTGTCAGTAGGACAAGGTACCTGTTAAGGGCAACTTTCTTGTATGGCAACTTTGACAAAAACAATGTTTATCCTAAATTTGACATTTCTGTTGGTGCTACACACTGGTCTACCATTGTTATATCTGATGCTAATAGTATAGAAATGAGAGAGCTTATATTTTTGGCTTCAAGTCCAACTGTGAGTGTATGTTTATCAAATGCAACAACTGGACAGCCATTCATATCTACGCTTGAACTTCGGCAATTCAATGGTTCAATTTATTTTACTCAATATGAGCAACAATTTTACCTTAGTGTCTCTGCAAGGATAAATTTTGGTGCAGAGAGTGATGCTCCTATCAG gTATCCTGATGACCCTTTTGATAGAATTTGGGAGTCTGATTCTGTGAAGAAAGCAAATTATCTTGTTGATGTTGCTGCTGGAACTGAAAAAATTTCTACCAAAGTACCAATTGATGTTAACAGATATGAAGCACCACCCGTGAAAGTGATGCAAACAGCCGTAGTGGGTACAAGCGGATCTCTAACTTACCGGTTGAATTTGGATGGTTTTCCCGGCACTGCTTGGGCAGTCACCTATTTTGCAGAGATCGAAGATTTGGCTCCAAACGAGTCTAGAAAATTCAGGCTTGTGCTTCCAGGCCAGCCTGATATTAGCAAGGCTGTTGTTAATATTGTAGAAAATGCTCCAGGGAAATATCGCCTTTATGAACCAGGATTTACCAATTTATCCTTACCTTTTGTGCTCTCCTTTAAATTTGGGAAGACATCTGATTCATCCAAGGGACCTCTCCTAAATGCCATGGAGATAAATAAGTATCTTGAGAAAAATGATGGTTCACCCGATG CTGCAGCTATATCTGGAGTGCTTTCTCGCTTCTCTTCAGCGGACTGGACACAAGAAGGAGGCGATCCATGTCTTCCTGTTCCATGGTCATGGGTCCGCTGTAGCTCAGATCCGCAACCAAGAATAATCTCAAT CTTGTTATCCAGTAAAAACTTGACCGGGAATATTCCTTCAGATATTACCAAATTGGTTGGTCTGGTTGAACT ATGGCTTGATGGAAATTACTTGACCGGCCCACTACCAGATTTTACCGGGTGCATGGACTTAAAGATCAT TCATCTTGAAAATAATCAGTTGACGGGTACGCTCCCAGCCTCTTTGGCGAACCTTCCGAATTTGAGGGAACT GTATGTTCAAAATAATGTGCTATCTGGAGTGGTGCCACAAGATCTTTTAAGCAATGGTTTAGTTTTTAA CTACTCTGGAAACTATAACCTTCATAGAGGAAGCAGAACAATGAGCCACATGTATATTGTTATTGGTTCAGCAGTCGGTGCTTCTGTTCTACTTTTGGCTACTGTTATATCTTGCTTGGTTATGCGTAAAGGCAAGAGAAGGAATTATGAGAAAG AACACATAGTTTCCGTCCCTACTCAAAGGCTGGCTTCTTGGACGAGTGATGATCCTGCGGAAGCTGCTCACTGCTTCAGTTTAGCTGAAATTGAAAGTGCTACAAACAACTTTGAGAAAAGAATCGGTTCCGGTGGTTTTGGAATTGTATACTATGGGAAACTGAAAGAAGGAAAAGAGATAGCTGTTAAAGTTCTTAGGAATAATTCCTATCAAGGCAAGCGCGAGTTCTCCAATGAG GTGACTCTTCTATCAAGAATACACCACAGAAACTTGGTACAACTTCTTGGGTATTGCCGAGAAGAAGAGAATAGTATACTTGTCTATGAATTCATGCATAATGGCACTCTTAAGGAACATCTTTATG GCCCTTTAACGCATGGGCGAAGTATCAATTGGATTAAACGCCTTCAAATTGCAGAAGATGCTGCCAAAG GAATTGAATACCTTCATACAGGTTGTGTTCCTGTAGTTATTCATAGAGACTTAAAAAGCAGCAATATTCTTCTGGATACACACATGAGAGCCAAGGTTTCAGATTTTGGTCTTTCCAAACTTGCTGTTGATGGAGTCTCCCATGTTTCAAGCATAGTTCGCGGTACAGTAGGATACCTGGATCCTGA GTATTATATTTCCCAACAGCTAACTGACAAGAGTGACGTTTATAGCTTTGGTGTAATTCTTCTTGAACTAATATCTGGTCAAGAAGCAATATCAAATGAAAATTTTGGCATTCATTGCCGAAACATAGTTCAGTGG GCAAAATTACACATTGAGAGTGGAGATATACAAGGCATTATTGATCCTTTGCTAGGTAACAACTATGACCTACAATCAATGTGGAAAATAGCAGAGAAAGCACTGATGTGTGTTCAACCTCATGGAGATATGCGGCCGTCAATTTCGGAAGTTTTAAAGGAGATACAAGATGCAATATCTATTGAGAGAGAGGCTGAAACATTTAGAAAAGGCAATTCTGATGAGGTGTCAAGAAATTCTTTTCATTCTTCCATGAACCTGGGTTCAATGGATATTGGTAGAGTTGAGAGTTTCCTTTCAATTGATCAATCCATTGCACAGCCTACAGCAAGATAA